Part of the Bdellovibrionales bacterium genome is shown below.
GGATTTTACTGTTTCTGATGTGTTGTCCCGGGAGCCATCATCGACAAAAATTATTTCGAATACATAGTTTTCAGCAACGCAAACATCAGCAATTTCGCTATGCAGCTTTTTGATGCTCTCCGCTTCGTTATAGATTGGCACAACGATGGATATTTCTGGTATTTTTAACGACATTCTATAACCCTCAACTGCTATATTAACCTTGTCTGGATTTATCAAGACATTTTATTTGAATTCGTGAGGAAAGGCCTATTAAGAGTCGTCTTGGGCTTCTAACACTTTGGATCAGGAATGTGGGATCAACTATGCTAGCTTCAAAGGGTGGACGATGGAATTGGCTGTATCTGTTCCATGCAATCAGCTAAACGCGCCAAACGCTAGTCTTATCGGCGACCTTGGCCTAATTTGCTTGCATTTTAGGTAACGAGATTCTAGTTTTGGTGCCGAAGTTTTAAACATCTTTAGGACATTGCCCTAGTTGCTGTTTATCTATTTTTTTTGTGTTAAACTGGAGGTTTAGATGGATAAACACAACGAATACAAATGCGTATTCTGTAATAACAAAATAGTGCTTTTTGTTTCTTTTGGAAATCAACCTATCGCGAACGGTTTTTTAACGGCAGATGGTTTTTCTAAGGAATATTTTTTCGAACTTTCTGTGGGTTTTTGTCCAGAATGTTTTTTGGTGCAACTATTGGAGCAACCGACTCCTGAAATGATGTTCAATGAAAGTTATGCCTTTTTTTCCGGTACATCAAACTCTATGATACAGCATTTTCAGAATTTTTCCGATGATATAGCCACAGCCTATTTAACGCATAAACCCAATAGCTTCGTAGTCGAGATCGGATCCAACGATGGAATTATGCTTCAAAACTTTAAAACGCAGGGGTTTAAGCATCTTGGTATTGAGCCGTCTTTGAACGTTGCTAATGTAGCCAGAGGCCGGGGAATTAATGTCCTAAACAAGTTTTTTAATTCGTCTACTGCGAAAGAGGTCAAACTAGAACACGGCAAGGCCGACGCAATTTTGGCTGCAAACGTATTGTGCCATATATCTGATATTCGATCTGTTTTCGAGGGCTTTCGAGAGCTACTACACGATGGTGGAGTCATTGCTTTTGAGGATCCCTATTTGGGAGATGTGATTCAAAAAAATTCATATGATCAAATCTATGATGAACACATGTTTTTATTTTCGGTAAATTCGGTGTCAAAATTAGCCGAGAGTTTTGGATTTGAAGTCATTGGCGCGGAGCATCAGATGACCCACGGCGGCTCTATGCGTTATTATTTGGGTATAAAAGGTCAACACAAAGTTAGTGATAATGTCCTAAGAATTATGAAGGCAGAAAAGGAATTAGGAATCACCGAGGTTGGTGGTTTTTTGAAGTTTAGCCAAAATTGTGAGAACTCCAAACGTCAACTATTGGATCTTTTGATCAAGCTTAAAAATGAGGGCAAGAAGGTCGTTGGTTATGCTGC
Proteins encoded:
- a CDS encoding class I SAM-dependent methyltransferase translates to MDKHNEYKCVFCNNKIVLFVSFGNQPIANGFLTADGFSKEYFFELSVGFCPECFLVQLLEQPTPEMMFNESYAFFSGTSNSMIQHFQNFSDDIATAYLTHKPNSFVVEIGSNDGIMLQNFKTQGFKHLGIEPSLNVANVARGRGINVLNKFFNSSTAKEVKLEHGKADAILAANVLCHISDIRSVFEGFRELLHDGGVIAFEDPYLGDVIQKNSYDQIYDEHMFLFSVNSVSKLAESFGFEVIGAEHQMTHGGSMRYYLGIKGQHKVSDNVLRIMKAEKELGITEVGGFLKFSQNCENSKRQLLDLLIKLKNEGKKVVGYAATSKSTTVLNYCNIGPDLISYICDTTPIKQGKFSPGVHIPIVPYEQFSKDRPDFAVLFAWNHKDEIFKKEQQFMDRGGKWIFFVPEVHVG